The nucleotide window acagccaGCCATTATAAGAGCCAGGCCAGAACTCCAGGCTATGATTCCCTACAATGTGGGGCCTGGAAACATCCATAATTAATTTAGAACAAGGGGCAGATAATGGTACATTAGATTTTTCCAGTGAGAGGAATTAAATAAGGAAGAATGAGccaattagaaaaagaaagcctagagaagagaatgaagaaCATGACTCTCATGTTAAATAACCAACACATCACACCCGGCCCTCCACGCCAGCTTCCACCTCCAGCCCTGCCAGCTGAAAACTGTCATTTTGGCAGTGCTTAAAACAAAGACGCTAGATAATTCCCCGGGGACTCCCCGGCAAGCTGCTGGGCCCACTTACCCTGTCGCACAGCAGACATCAGCTGTACTTCCTCTTCGGCTGTGAGAGGACCTTTGGCTGCAGTGCCGCCGCTGATTCAAGTGACCGAGATCCTCTCTAAGGCGCCCTCCCCCACACCCCCCGCCCCGCACAGCCCTCTGGACGCCTTGAAGGACGGCGCCGCAGCCTTGTCCTAAAGAAAGACACAGCTCTGACAAGAAAAGGCAATCCGGGAGCCTTTCCCTAGCCGTTTAAAATGAAACTCACCGTTCTTGCTCCCGTGAGCTGTTGCAAATAATCTTGAATCTCGTTAGTGTGGTTGGTGGCTGTGATATCGACAAATTCCAGAAGCCCTTGTTTGATGGGCAATTGACTGAGGATCTCTTGGGCCCTCCTGCAGTATGGGCAGGTGGGCTTGATGAACACAACCACCTTCCCAGGCTGGATTTTGCCGTTCACAAACTCTTGAGCCATGCCGATGGGCTGCGGTCTCCCCGGGAAGAATCCTCAGTTGCAGGTATTGCTTGGGGTATTGAGCCCCGACCCAGCCAGTTGGCTCCTATTTAATAAGGAACCTCCCTGGAGGCGGAGTTTGCCTGGTAGCTTGCTCGAGTTTTAAAGGGACAGCTTCAAAGACATTTCCATCTGGTATACTTCACTAGTTAGCAATGCCTAGGAACGCAATACTTGCTATTTAATCGTTGGTAGCTATGAAAGACACTCTGGGTATCTTTATTGTCCCTGGACATTTGGGGAGTGCCTGCCCATCGGCAATGATCAGAGTTTAGTCACCTCTGGGGAAGCATACATTGCTTACTCACAAAGGGGCTGAGGAAGCAGTGACTTCTTAGAGTAAATTATTGTTTTACCTCTCGGAGATacagttgtattttaaaatgcaaacagaaTCACTTAAGAAACAGAACACTTTGAAATCTCTTTAGAGGAAGTGAAATTGAAACTGTGACTTTGCACTCCTTATGAAGGTCGCTCTCAGAGCGTTTTGCTTGGACTGTATGGTGGGTGTTTGTTGTTGTGatctttttattgaaattattctCAGTATTTAAAAATCTGGAGGTCTCACAAAACAATGTGGACTTACAACTTCTCTCTGAAAAGTCAGGTCGGGCAATACAGAGCTTGCGTCTTTTAGTGGAAGCTGCTGGGGCTGACAGCTGATGTCCCCTTTGTATAGGGCAAGTAGTGGCCTTGGTTTGCCACAGGTAGCAACGACAGGCCCATGCCTGAGACACCGACTTCACTCCATAACCATCTGAGTTGGTAACCCTTGAACAGCAGTTTAATATGGAGGCAAATTCCAACACAATCCCTGATACAAAACTACAGATGAaatgagaatcttttttttctggttgacCCTCTGTTTGTGACCCTTTGCTTTTACTGTTTGTGAGGGGAAGTAGTGTTGTCACTCAGACACCACATTCACTTCAGGTGTTATTAAGACACGGGTTGTACCAGTAGGAAATCTTTCGCTCTTCGCCAGGGTGCCCGTTCTCCTTACCCCGCGGAGCACAGTCTTCTACTCTTGGGTCTAGTTCCGGCCCCCTCTAGCGTATGGTAGCTTACATAAACAAATCATGGAAAAACCACGTCCTTTAAACGTGAATCATCCTTTCCCCAGGAAGCTAGCTTTACGGTGAAACCGGAGTATCTTCAAAGAGTTGGGGCCAAGGCCACAGCTGGACACCGCCACTGCCACGTGCGAGGAATCCCAAGCAAACTGCGatcaagggaagggaagaaaatccACTCCCGGAAGCAGCTTTTTACTGTGACTCTCATcgttaataaaattaaaatagtaaaatgaaagtCAGATTCTGAGTCACGGAGGGGGAGCTAAGTGACAGCTCTGTCCAGAGAAAAGGATGTGGCTGGGAGGCCCCCCGGCGCGGTCAGGGCCCCGGACTTCCCACTTCCCTCCAGAGGAGGCCCCGCCACAGAGTCTGACTCGCCTCTCTTTTTTTAGTCTTTTACCTCCGAACCCTGTGGCCAGGCTCCTTCCAGAGACCCCCTCCAGGAGGTCCAGGGTCTCTTTCAGGGTCCTCAGGGCTGCTGCCTTAGGTTCCCTCAGCCTGAGGTTTATCCGCATGACTTGCACCTGCTACTCACTCAGAGCCTTTCTCTTCTCCCGTCTGTGGTTGGCTCCTCCCTTCCTGCTGCCTCTTCCTCAGCCTGCCACTGTGTTCAAGTTAaaagccaccaccaccaccaccaccactctccatttcctgctttcctgcctctgccctttCGTGAAATTTACTGTCTGTACCTTTCTCACCTCCATTCTCTCATTTTGTTGCAATCTGACCTTGTCAACCATTCTGCTGAATTGTTGGCCGACACCAATCATGGCCTCTATGTCACCAAATAACCATTTAGCTAGGTATCCTGACCTTTTGCAATTAGTCACCTGCCCCAAACCTGGGGTAGAGGCTGGGGTCCAGGGAGACTATTGTCTGCCTCTCACTCAGTCCCAGGGACTGCCTGGTGTCTGAAGCATTAGGACATAAGGCACAAGCTaaagaaggcatttttttttattttttatttttttgtgaggcATCATGTGGAACACAGGTGACAAAGAGATGGCAAAGAGGGGGTGTCCTCTCCATTTCTCAGAAAATGCTGTGGCTTCAACTCAGTGAAAAATGATGAGCCTAGAAGCCTCTGCTGCATTGTAGAGCAGGAGCTGAAACCCAGCATGGACCTCAGGGCATCTCAGTGGGAAGCCGCCATGGGGGCTGCAGATGCCTCAAGTGCTGTAGATGGAAAGAGGGTGTGCGCGTGGACTAACACATGTGGACTCTCCTTCGGCTTGTGTGAGACACCCCCAGGCACTCCCAGAAAATACATCTTGGAGGGTGAGAAGTGAGGGCATTTTTTAGGGGAGAATCAGTCCTGCTGTGCAGATGGTTGGCAACAAGCTAGTGAAATATGTGTGGTTACTCTTAATGTGACTTCATCTGTACTCACAGGCTGATGAGGGCTGCAAAAAATGTGGCCACAAATGAACGTTCTTTAGGTTTTTTCCTTACTTACTCACTGTGCAGGGTTTGACCTTGTACATCCCTGCAGGCCCCTGGAAGTTTTCCTCTTCCCAATGCCCATTGCAGCATGATCTTTTTGCTCTTTCTATCTGGATATTGtctcagtctctttgttaaaaattttacCTACACGTATGGTCTGTCTTGGGGCTTGATCTTCCCGCTGTGTACACACCCACTCCTTGAGAGGTTGTAGCTCCACACATGGCTCCAGCTGTCAGTTTTTACTTACGAGcatcacatatttttctttatctggaCCTCTCTCCTAAGCTTCAGGGATGGCTATCTCATTGCCTACTGAAAAGACCCACCTGTGGATTCCTTAAGCCTCTCAGCCTCTAGGGAACCAAAACTGAATCTCCCCTGAAGCCACCCTCTTTCCTCCATAACTGCTCAGTGAGCCTGCATGCACCTTCATGTACCTTTTTGGCCAGGGCGGAAACCTGGCAGACATCTGTGCTACCCTCTGCTTTTACTTATGCACAGTGGCCAAACCCTACCAAGTTTGCCCCCTGAGTGCCTCCCTGGTCTGAACACCTGACTGCTCCCATTGGTCCAGCCCTCATTAGTTCTTCACTCCCTCTTGTAGCACCTCCACCCTCGCCTCGCTGCCTACTCCACACTGCTGCTGGGGCAATCTTTAAAAATGCACACCCTATCTTGTTCCATCTTAAAACTAGTccatgggctgggcgtggtggctcatgcctgtaatcccaacactttgggaggccaaggtgggcagatcacgaggtcaggagtttgagaccagtctggccaatatggtgaaaccccatctctactaaaagtacaaaagttagctgggtgtggtggcatgcgcctgtagtcccagctcttcgggaggctgaggcaggagaatctcttgaacccgggaggcagaagttgcagtgagccgagatcgtgccaccacactgggcgacagaacaagactccatctcaaaaaacaaacaaacaaaaaactagtccATGTTTCCCCAGGACAAAATCCAGATTTCCTTGTGGGGATGTGGCCCTATGTGATGGGTCCTCCCTGCCCTGTTCACCATATCCCAGCCTCCCCTCAACATCTtagagacaggaggcagccaGTGGTCcctggtaaaaccctgcctccaAGTCTAAAACAACCTGAAGGCTGAAAAACTGGATTGctgtcctagcactttgggaggccgaggcgggtggatcacctgaggtcaggagttaaagaccagcctggccaacatggtgaaaccccatctctactaaaaatacaaaaaaattagctgggcgtggtggcgggtgcctgtaatcccagctacttggaaggctgaggcaggagaattgcttcaacccaggaggcggaggttgcagtgagcgagatcttgccattgcactctggcctgggctacaagagcaaaagtctgtctcaaaaaataccgGAAGCAAAGACAAAACACTGGACAGCTGGTCCCAGATGAGGCCTGCCTTTTCCCGactgattctttctgaataatgtccACCTGTGCACTGGGAAGATGGAGTGAAACCTTGGGAAGTTTGCACCGTTTGCAGCGAGGAGGAGCCTGGcctttcctgttcctgtgtgCTGACCCGGAACTCAATCTGTGAGCTGGGAAACCTGCTATCAGGACTCTCTCTTGTTTTGCTgagagttatttttccttttttcttttcatccaataaattccattttcctCACCCTTCTATGTGTCCGCAAGCCTCATCTTTCCTGGTCGTGTGACAAGAGCCCAGTTTTACCTGAACTAAGGGGAACGTTCTGCAACAATTTCTCCTTTGCTCCAACTGTGTGGACTCTGAGCCATGTCCTCACTGCTGCCACTCACACTTGGGACCTGTTGCTCCCTGTGCCCAGGGTGCCCTTCCTCTTGTTTCTGTGTGGCTGACTCCCGCTGGCCCAAAGGGATCCAGATCAGGATAGTGTGTTAGCACCTCTAAGAAGTACCCAAAAACACTCACCTCTTTCCCCCATGGGATGGGTGCTCCTCCATGGGGCTCACGTGTCATACTGTGCTCTGACTCATCACGTGTCATTGTTCCTTTGTATTACTTTTCTGTGATCTATAgtgagttccttgagggcagggaaagGGCTTTTATCTCTGCATTACCACAGCCCACACTGGttattatccatccatccatcccatccatccaacagacatttattaatCAACTACTCTCAGCCAAACACAAACATCCATCATACAGCCCCAGGTCTTAGGAGTTTATAGTTTAGTGGGCGATATAAACACGGAAAATGGACTGTTAGAAAGTATTCTGGTTAACAGAAATGTGTATGGGCATTAGGTTAACCAAAGGGAGTAATCATTCCCACCTGGAGGTTGGCTGGGGAAAGGGCCCATATCAAAGGAGAGCCAGGCTGAATCTTGAGGGATAAGAAGAAGCTTGTGAGTGTACAAGGAAGGGAAGGGCATTGCAGGCAGAGGGAGtaggaagaagaagaacaacaTAAACAGTGCTCAACATTGAACATGAATAGAGCATTGGGGTTtgagtggggagaggagagagagacaactGGAGAGCAGGCAGAGGACAGGGGAACTTTACCACATTGCAGAGAGAGGACTTCACACACAGGCACCGAGGAGCTGGAACAGGTATACTTTACACATGGATAGATTTGTAGTCAAATGTTTGATGTATTAGTGACGGTGTCACATCTCCCAAGTCACACAGTGAGTACCTAAATGCAGTTTGATCACAGAAAGGCTGTAATGAGTGACAGGAATGCTCTGGAGCTGGCAAAACTTTCAGGGTCCCTCTGTGTTCACCCTGGGACCAGTTCTGGCTTCCACAAGGCTTGAAGTGTACAAAGGGGCGGTTCAGGGGGTGGTGGGCTGCCATTGCTCCAGCTGCCCTCAAGGCTGCTACACTAAGCATGGCTGCCCACGTGGCCCCCTAGGCATGCTGCTGTGGAGGCTCAGGTGAGAGAGCCTTAGTACCAGCCGCCCTTTTCAACCTCAGACAATGAAGGTTCTGGTTTGGGGCCATGCCTTGTTTTCAGAGTCTAATTCTTTAGAAagctctctctggctctctccaGATTTGACTGTGGGGGTCACTGGCTCTGGGTCTAACTGCAGTCTCTCTGGCCAGATGTTTCCTTGCCTTCTACCTCTATGTGGGGCTGTGTGATACTGAACTCGGTAACACTGACAGCTGCCATTTTCTatgtacctactgtgtgctgggctcaGTGCTAAGAGCTTTATATGCTTGATCTCTAATCATCACAGCAACTTTGAAAAgttgatattttggatcccaaaCTGACTGGAAGAATAAGGAAAGTCTTCCTAACTTGAGGGACTTGAAGTCCAACCAAGGTCAGGAGTAGAGGCCGCCTCCCTACAGGCCACCTCCCTACAGGCTCTGCCATACATTTGGAAagtctctcttgttgcccaatcTCTGCAAACAACCATGTCCAGAGGAAATGGGAAAGTGTTATTCTAAAGTTTTCCCACAGGAAACCTCACCTTGTGTTATTGGTTAAATTGCATCACAGGCTAATTCCTGACCCAGAGACTAGCAAAAGGAATGAAGTGACCACCACTTTTGGAGAAAATGAGGCCCATTGCTGGATTGGAACTGGTTTGACTTCTAAAGGGAGAGCTCTGATGGGGAGAAGTAGATTCCTTAACAAACAGGAATTCcctaggaaggaagaagagaaaaatggtgGTGGGGTAGGCAACCAACTGCGTTCATTGCCAACTCCTAGCACAAACTTCTTAGAACCAGTGAGCCACCAATGGGAACTTTATCTTGCTTAGACAGACAAAACTGAAAACCCTGAAATAAAAGGTGGGGCTTGTGCTGTTGAGAAGAAGGTTTTATCTACTCCAGGCCTAAATGTTTTTCAATGAGGTTATcgaaatgatatttatttaacaaataaatatccCATTGCCGTAGGTATCAGTACCTGCCATTTGCAGGTAAGAAAACAGACAGAGGAAGGTTAGGAGACTTTGTCCTGGGCTTCCCAGCAAGGAAGAGGCAGATGTGGGATTCAAGCTCAGGTGCTGGGTCCAAAGCAGATGCTCTCTCTGCTGCTCTGCAGAGCAAATTCCAAGGTCTTAAAGGAAGGATAACACAAGCCTGAAAGGGGTCCCGAACACCATCTACTCTAACCCCCTCATGAGCTTGCCTCCATGCCGTGGCATTTTCCCACGGGGCACTTGTCCAGCCTCCCCTTGAGCCCCTCCATGGAACAGGCAGGAATTCACATCTATGAAAAGAATGCTGAGTGTCCCTCATGGAGCGGGAGCCCACTCCTCAGGGAAACTGTGTGCCTGCACCCAAGGCACACACAACTTTCAAGTAAGAGGGAACATGTCATAGTGTCATTCAGGATCTCAGATCCAGGATCAGGGAGAGGCAGCACCTGTGTGCAAGACATCATATGAGATAGAATCACAGCCTTGcttgtgagaaagaaaaagagtggtCCCAAACAAAAGTGAACTGAGATTCACATTGCAAGGCTTTTCTGAAAACACACCTGAGCACATTTCTCTCTGAAATCTCTTTGTGATGTTTCTACCAGCTGGCGGGCTGTCTGAGCACCAGCTCCTTCCTAAGCTAGGCTTACTCCACACAGCTAACAGAGGCTCAGCAGTGCTTAACTAGGCCTGTCATAAACTCACCCCACAACTAAAATGAGACATTCCTGTTATCATCTTATTCCTAGTCTAACTTTTATCTGGATAATTCTTTTTGTCGATACACGTTCAACCCCCAAACAATCTATGAACTGGATATCTTTTTGttgtaaatacaaaaataaaacattgacaaGTGTTCAATTTAAATACTCCTTGAAGGGGCACTAAttagaaatatatcaatataatgaaatactttaaaatgtttttttaagaggcagaatTAAGTCAGTTGATATGAAATAACATATCTCTAAGACATTAAGATATTGATTAAGATGTTAGTAAGATATGTTATTAAGATGCAGCACAGTGACATCAGTATGCTAGCTaccatttatgttaaaaaaatggTATCTCGAGTGGGACTTTCTTGTTTGTTAGAGTAGAATTGGAAGGGCAAAGCTGAGGACTACGAAGGATAAATAATGCACCTTGTATAGAAAGCCACCAACAACAGGCCAGAATTCCTTTCCAGGGCTTTCTTAAAGATGAAACAACTGACCTTGCAGCTATCAGCACACACTCCCCACCTTCCCACCCTAGTTGGCCTAGTAACCAGTGTTGGAGTTTTTCCTtccccaccatgccctgctgcaAGCCACATGAAATGGGCTCCAAGAGAAACATCATTAAAGATTGGAGTTTACTTGCAAGAAGAGGAGGCCGGTGCCTCATTTACCAGTTGGTCAGCTGCTTAGTTATAGTTGATGCATTGATCTGCCCTGTTCCTGTTGAGCAGGGGCAAAAAGCCTTGGGAGAAATGGCAGAGTCTGGCTTGAAAGGGACACGTGAGTCTCCGATGGGCAAGTGGACACCATGGAAGGTGACAGTCTTGAGTTGTCTTGTTTCCTGTCACTGGGCAAGGAGACCCAAGCATAAGAGGCTGTGGGGTGTacacagaggcagaggctgaggggCTGGGAGAGGTCAACCTGCAGCTGGATCCACCACACTGGGGAAGCCATGTGTGTGAGAGAGCCTCTCTGAAGAACTTACCTGGCAGCCTCAAAGAGCCTGTTTTAGCGTGCCAGACATTCAGATGGTTAGTGTTGGCCAGTGAGGCCATGAGCATTCACAGAGAAAGAACCATAACGCAGGAAGTTCAGTAAGGAGACAGTTACCCTCCCTCCCCATTGCCTCTCCCAGTCCCCGACTTTGATAAAGGTCAGGCAGAAGCTGTCATTGAACCTGATCATGACTCATCCCTCTCTACTCCAAGAGGAAAAGTGAGGGGACAGGAGTAAAAGACAGATATGCCCCCTGCCCACTGCAGGTGCCCCCAGGTCATGATGGGGGTGGGTGGTTTGAGTAGATAAGATCATAATTTTAGACTAGATTAGACCAGAATTTTTAACAGCTAAAAGCAAGAAGAAAGCTATGGGACCCCTTCATTTTCTGCCTCCCTCATAGGGATGGGAGACTGGACAGAGCACTCTTGTAAGTTGTGATCAGTTAAAACCCCCCTCCCACATTTTAGGTTAGTTTCCCACAGCTCCATATATGTGGATATGGGCAGACTATCTCTGGAAGGATAGAGAAGAAATGAGGATATGCCTCTTGAAGAATGACTTGCAGACTGATCCCAGACCAGATATACTTCCTGCATATCTTTTGTGCTAGTTTTTGTGTTCTTGTTATCACATATAAATATTACACAAAATAGGCAGAAGGCATGCCAAAGCAGTGAGAGGGAACAGGGAGGATGAAAGAATGGAGACAGGACCCTTATAGCTCAGAAAAAAGCAATCAAATTTATCTCTTTAAGGTAACAGGTTCACACTGAGGTGCAAAACTCAAATCTATTATTTGTCCCAGAAGGAGTGGGGTGATGGGAGCTACTCTGCACTCGGTTTGGTCCTGAGGGGCAGAGGAAGTGAGGATAAATGAGGATACTTCCAGACAAGTTACATGCTACAATTGGCCTATCCGGTTGGCAGGAGACAGAAGAGACACTGGGATGCACACAGCCTTCCACCTGCCTGCCCTCTGCCTAAAGGAGTCTCTTACCCACATCCTGGGTCATGAGAGCATTCCAGAAAGTGGAACCTGACCCTGGCCTTCCCCACCAGACCACCTGCAAAGGAAAACTCGCCAGATTCAAGTATGAGTAGTCAGAAAGCGCCATCACGAGATCTGCGTACAGACAACAACAGAGGAAAGGGGTCTGCGACAAGGAGAGAAGAAACACCACCGTCGCATTACAGATGCATGTACCGGATTCTCCCAGTGACGCTGTTTGTAATAACGAtgataataataactttaaaactgGAGAATGGCCTAAATATCCATGAATAAGGAACTAATTATACAAATCATGGTACATCTATATAACTAGTTCTTTTGAAGCCTATTTTGTGTAATATTTGTACGTGATAACAAGCAACCAAAAACCAGCACGAAAGGTATGCAGGAAGTATACCTGACCTGGGGTCAGTCTGCAAGGCATTCCTCAGGAGGCTTTTCCTCATTCCTTCTGTATCTTTCCAGAGACAGTCTGCCCATATCCACAACATCATGAGTTCTGTCTGTACATGCTAATACGGAAAGATATTCAAGATATATAAATCACTTGAAGTGACTTATTAAATAGGCAACATGTAAACATAGTATAAAATCCTAATAATACAAAAGGGTATACAGTGCAAAGGAAgttgctctttttttaaaaaccacaagcATGTTTATTCCTCTAAAAACAGTATaccatctttccagttttcaaaatgttattatCAATTATCTGCAGATTACTCTCATTAATCTGATTTTTACAAATCTCAGACAGAGCAGAGCAATTCACCAGCACCGTCATCAAGCGAGCTACAAATCTATTCTTTACCGAAGCAAGGAGACACTTAAGATCAAGTCAAGAGAAGAGCTTTCAGTGTTTACAGAAGGGTAACTCACATCCATTTGTCATACATTTCAGGGTCCCATATCCCCCTTTTAAATTGTCTAACTCCTAactcagtttatttttatagtgtGAAAACAAGGAGTCACCCAAGTGAGATATTCCTTCAGAGCACTGTTGAAAATGAATCAAACATGGAGATCCCCCAGATCCCTGTTCTcaagtgttaaaaatattttacattagcACACAGAATATCCTTAGATATATTCCATCATGTTCTAAAGAGTTTGTGTTTCCCCCTTTTTGATGATGTTTTCAATTTCTTCCGAGACCTTTCCTGTATAGTCAATTGGTTCTATTGCTTTTAACTTCTCTTGATACTCCAGTGGCAAACCATTTTTTTTGCACCCATGCAAATAATCTTTTTATACTGTGAAGACAGAGGAGTACTTTCGTAATTTGTCATCAGATAACTTTGACAGGTtagttctctttcttcttgagttGAAACTTTAACTTCTATTgcaatacattttccttttttttttgagacggagtctcgctctgtcgccaggctggagcgccgtggcgcaatctcggcttactgcaacctccgccttccggattcaagccattctcctgcctcagcctcctgggtaactgggattacaggtgtgcgccaccacacccagctaagttttgtatttgtagtagagacggagtttcaccatgttggcctggatggtctcgatctgcagGCGGGCCACACAAAAGAACGCCGCTGAGGGGTTTCGGAGGTGGATACTCTCGTCAGCAGGTTGCTGCCGTAGACGAAGTACAGAAAACTGTCCTCATCCGGCCCGGGACGTCCCTGCAGCCCGAGTTCGCCATGTCCCACTGCTGCCTGAACGGGAACCTGGAGCAGAGCTGTGAGGAGCAGCCAGAGAGAGCAGCGCGGCGGCCCAGGACCCTGGCCCAGTGACTCCCTGGCCGCCGCCTCCAGCAAGTTGCTCTTTTACCTTATTCCTCATCAGTTCAGATTCTCTCACCAGGGGCAACCTCTATTTTTGGATTCTTGTGCCAGGAtatgttattaaatttttttaaaaaggtcagaCCAGCGTATGATTCCATATGTGTGAAATTTAGaagattacatatatatttgcagGTGTGGGTATATgtacaatatatataatatgttatacatatacacaatacaatatataaaatcaatatatattattttttctaaaaagggACTGATGactcaattaattaattaattaataatttccCCATCAGTCAGATGAGGAAGGggctttttattttccatctttcttcaTTGACTATTTACCATATGCACTTTCACTTGTatgtttactctttttatttatttaaagtagatACTGGGATGTAGGGAGGTGGAGAAACCAGTTTGGACTAGACTTTAAAGAACGGTGGCAGAAGGGTATGAGATACAATAATAACCTGAGGGAATAGCAGTGTTGAGAAAAAGCATCTTTTGTTTAAGGGAACCTTgactatatttgttttattttctccttttgtagAGGAAGCAATTAGTACGAGGGAAAATatgagcgagagagagagagagagagaaaaagaggatgcTTGATGGAGCAAAGTCACCAACAGCACTGGAGGAGGGGACAGAGGGCCAGGCAGTGGGGCTGACCTCAGAGAAGACAGGTGCACCTTTGGAGGGTGCACCagagggggcggggaggggacaGACAAGGAGGGTGCCGAGGCTGAGGATGGGCAAGCTAACTGGCCACAGTGCAAGCCCAAGGGGACAACGGATTCCAGACTCTGGACACATGGCCGAAATAACCAACTGTGAGTTCCTGGCTACAGAGGAGGTGAGTGGAGCCAGGAGAAGGAGATGAGAGAGCAGAGTGGGGAGGCATTAAGTCAAGATGAAGATGAAAACTGGTTTAGTGCCAGGGTTTAAAAAAacgataatatttttaaaaggttatgcTCAATGACAGGAAATTCAGGCTCTGCGTGACAGGAAATTCAGTAGGCACTCGGTGAGCTGCATGACTGAATTTGTGTAGCAATGTCAGAAATgctgaaacaaaacaataaaagtttttttaaaaatactttcaagcTTTTGGGAAACATAATTTTGGTTAACATGACCCCACAATTAAATGAAGTCTATTTAATTAGGGAGGCAGTACTTCTGGAGGAAAACAAATTGCCTAGGCTGTCAATTTAGCAATGCAACAAACATGAAATCAATAGTTTATTAATATCAGGTGTATGGGTATAGACTTGCCTTATACAGAAGAG belongs to Theropithecus gelada isolate Dixy chromosome 6, Tgel_1.0, whole genome shotgun sequence and includes:
- the GLRX gene encoding glutaredoxin-1 — its product is MAQEFVNGKIQPGKVVVFIKPTCPYCRRAQEILSQLPIKQGLLEFVDITATNHTNEIQDYLQQLTGARTVPRVFIGKDCIGGCSDLVSMQQSGELLTRLKQIGALQ